GAATCTATTGTCATCTGTTTATTGCCACCGATTTCACAGAGATCTCAGGGATGAAGCTCGTTCTCAGGCTCCGAATTCTCTGCTGGTGAGAGAGATCCACGCAAGATCTCCCCTATAGTCTTTGCGGCTAATGGCAGGCCACCACATCTATCCACGATCTCTGTCTTCATGCTTCCCAGAGTAGGATGATCGCCCGCAAGCCCGCCCTTCGTCACTGAATCCATGAATATATTCCAACAACATTCCCCGTCTTTATCGGGCTCGATCCGACACATGTTCTCTTTCCCGACCATCTTCACAGCCACCTCCTCCAATCTGCTCGTGACGATGACCGACCCGCCGCAGTCCTTCGGCAACACACGGTCAAGACGAAGATGACCGGCCCATTCACCTTCGTCCGGCAAACCCGAGCTCATTAAGCCTTGGTACCACTCGTCGATGTTCCAGACGTCGTCGAACACGATGAGATATCTTTTGTTCATCAATTGGAGGTGGAGCGCGAACATCAACTCCGCGAGGCCACCGCTTCCTGCACCGGCTTCTGAGATGGATGTGATGGCCTCCTCCTCGACTCCCAGTGCCATTAGCATCCGCTCCAACATCTCTCTTCGGACATCTCTACCTCTTTTCGCTGTCTGAGACATGCACACCCATAGCCGCGGAAAGAAGCGCCTTCTCACCGGCGGACTGTTGAAGACCATCTGCGCAAGCACTGTTTTGCCAACTCCACCCATCCCCACAACCCCGATTCCTTTGAATCCGCCGCTATCCTCTTCCAACAGCATTCTCTCTATCGCGTTGAGCTGATCGTCGAGACCATAAACCTTCGATTTGTCCACAGAACGCGAAGTCCACCTATCGAACTCCATGTCGCCGCTTAACGAACCACTACTGTAATTCTGATCCACCGCTCCATGGTTTCTGGGTTGGATACTGTGCTTGATCGCCTGCAGCCTCTTCCTCGCTTTGTACAGAAACCATAGACTCGACATGGAAGAGAGTCTTACGCGCTTCCGTTGCTTGAGGTCCGTGTGCTTCTTGGAGAGCGTTCGGCACTCGATCAGTATGTCATTGAGGTCGTACAGCGAGTCGCGGAGGAGGTCGGCGGTGCCCAGCGGCACGGAGGACCTCATTGTCACTTTAAGATCCTCCTTTATGCCCTGGAACAGAGCATGGAAGGGAACCACCGAACTGTCTTCTTCTTCGAGCGCATCCACAAACTTCTCCATGAGGAACTGCACCATCGCCACCGCCATTCCTGTGTGCGATCTCTCGGAACTGCTCGAATTCGAGACTTCGAGTTCTGATGAAGCAGAGAAGTGGAAGAGGAAAGTGGCATTGAGGTCTCAGGAAGAGACCAGGAATCTACGGAGCGATGATGACACTGCTACGGTCAATGTGAGGCCAAAGACATGGACAGAAATGGAAACATTGGACCAATTCAACTGCTGCTTGCACGTTAGGCGGATCTGTGCCATATGTCCAATCCGTCTAAATATTGATTCGGCCGGGCTTCGTCAACCTCACTGCAGCCGAAAATTCAAGGAAGCAGCATCTCTCCCCCCAGTCTCTTGTCGTCTTCTGTCTCTCTTCACGCCGACACGCCAATCCATCTAAACGCGTGGGGAGTCCAAGCTTTTGGACTGCCGAGTCAACTCAACGCCACACTCTTTCTTGTACACTTGAGagagctgagagagagagagatggagatctTCCCTTACAGGTGGAGGCAAGCATGGAATGACTGGGATCTCCGGTCATTCATTTTGATGAGCTTGACCTTGCAGATGATCCTCATCTTCTCCGGGAGCCACCGGAACCACGTTGTCTCCAGGTGGATCAGCTTCATCCTCTGGTCGGCCTACTTGCTCGCCGACTGGGTCGCCACCTTCGCTCTTGGCATCTTCTCCAATAACCACACTGGCTCTGACTGCGCCTCTTCCTCTCACAGAACCCTGAACGAAGACCGCCTCGCTTTCTGGTCGCCTTTCCTTCTCTTGCACCTCGGCGGCCCTGATACCATCACGGCCTTCTCCCTTGAGGATAACGAGCTGTGGATGAGGCACTTGATGGGGCTCGTGTTTCAGGTTGCCGTGGCTTTCTACGTCTTTGTTGGTTCCTTGCCAGAGACAAGGCTCACGGCCCCTGCGGCCATGATGTTTCTCGCCGAGATTCTCAAGTCGGGCGAGAAGTCGTGGTCTCTTATGTCTGCGAGCATGGACAGCCTGCGGAACTCCATGGTCGAGCCCCCCGACCCCGGCACCAACTTTGCCAAGTCGATGAAGGACTACGCCTCGGTGACCGCTGCAGGAACCAGAGCGACGATTGACGTGCAGAAAGAGCCAGAATGGAGACCGTGGAAACCGAACACCTCCGAGGACCCGATTTCGCCGGTTATGATGGTGACCAAAGCTCATCAGTGCTTCCACACTTTCAAGCGCCTCATGGTCGACCTCATCATCCTCAGCTTTCACGATCGGAACGATAGCCAGTCGTTCTTCCTCAAGCGCTCTCCCATCCAAGCTTCCAAGGTGATCGAGACAGAGCTCTCATTCGTTTACGAGGTCCTTTACAACAAGTCTTCCGTGCCTCACACTGTTGCAGGGCCATGGCTTCGTTTCACCAGGTTCTTCTCCATTCCTACTGCTTTTCTGCTCTTCTTGTTCACCCAAAAGCACGGATACGAAGAGATCGACATTATAATTACTTGCACGCTCTTAGTCAGAGCTCTTGTTCTTGAAATCTATTCTGTTGCTCTGTTGGCCTTCTCAGATTGGGCCTTCACAGTCCCGCATTTCCAGCTTCGTCTCTGCTACAAACTCTTTCTTGCGTCCACCCAACAAGCCGAGATGGTCTCATTCTATGGCGCAGTATAATCTCATCATCTTCTGCCTCAAGGACCATCCATCCCCATGTAACAGATTCCTCCGCTTCCTCACGGTAAAAGAAAGACACATC
The window above is part of the Musa acuminata AAA Group cultivar baxijiao chromosome BXJ1-1, Cavendish_Baxijiao_AAA, whole genome shotgun sequence genome. Proteins encoded here:
- the LOC103978481 gene encoding probable disease resistance protein At4g19060, encoding MAVAMVQFLMEKFVDALEEEDSSVVPFHALFQGIKEDLKVTMRSSVPLGTADLLRDSLYDLNDILIECRTLSKKHTDLKQRKRVRLSSMSSLWFLYKARKRLQAIKHSIQPRNHGAVDQNYSSGSLSGDMEFDRWTSRSVDKSKVYGLDDQLNAIERMLLEEDSGGFKGIGVVGMGGVGKTVLAQMVFNSPPVRRRFFPRLWVCMSQTAKRGRDVRREMLERMLMALGVEEEAITSISEAGAGSGGLAELMFALHLQLMNKRYLIVFDDVWNIDEWYQGLMSSGLPDEGEWAGHLRLDRVLPKDCGGSVIVTSRLEEVAVKMVGKENMCRIEPDKDGECCWNIFMDSVTKGGLAGDHPTLGSMKTEIVDRCGGLPLAAKTIGEILRGSLSPAENSEPENELHP